The window ACAGTGACCGAATCGGCGGATCGCTCGATCTCCATGATGCGCTCGAGCGCGTGCTCGCTCGTCTCCATGTCGGCCTGACGCTGCAGCAGCTCGAGGATCATCCCGCGATGCGCGTGCAGATACGCGCCGTGCAGCACCAGCTCGCCGGCCGGCACGTTTTCGCGCATGCGCTTGCAGGCCGGGCATTCGAGCTGGCGCCGATCGCGCGGCGTCGCGTACCAGGTCCAGCGGCCCGCGTCGCAGACCGCGCCGCAGCCCTCGCAGATCCGGTCGCCTTTGGGCCGCTTCGGCTCGCGATAGCTGTCCTTCGTATGCGGTTGCATCCGCTTGTCGCGGCGCAGAGGGTTGCGGCCGGAGCCGCCATTCGAACGGTTCATCGCATTTCTCCTGACAGTGGACAACACCAGCGCGACGGTCGTGCGACGCTCGCGCACCGGTCATGCAACGCTCAGGCGACGGTCAGCCGGTCCACGACCTGCCGTACGCCGCGCACTGCGCCAGCCGCGCCGCACGCGGCGCGCCTGTCGGCCAGCGAATCGACGGTGCCCGACAGCGTGACGACGCCGTCGACCGCGTCGACCGAGATCGCGGCGGATTCGCGCTGCGCGCGGCGCGCGAACGCGGCGGCGATCTGCGCGCCGACGTCCGACGCCGTGTGCGCGGCGCGCACCTGGATGCGGTTCGCGACGCCGACGACG of the Burkholderia ubonensis genome contains:
- a CDS encoding BCAM0308 family protein, with translation MNRSNGGSGRNPLRRDKRMQPHTKDSYREPKRPKGDRICEGCGAVCDAGRWTWYATPRDRRQLECPACKRMRENVPAGELVLHGAYLHAHRGMILELLQRQADMETSEHALERIMEIERSADSVTVRTTGAHMVRRLADALLHAHHGSLAINYRDGEDMLRAHWTRDDA